In Polynucleobacter sp. TUM22923, one genomic interval encodes:
- the glnA gene encoding type I glutamate--ammonia ligase — MTKTVADVMKLVKEKECTFVDFRFVDTKGKEQHTTVPISHFDEDKFESGHAFDGSSIAGWKGIEASDMLLMPDPTACYIDPFYEEPTLVITCDVIEPSDGKGYDRDPRSIAKRAEAYLKSTGLGDTAYFGPEPEFFIFDGVRWGADMQGCFVKIDSEEAPWSSGAEIEGGNPGHRPGKKGGYFPVAPVDTFHDMRSEMCLILESLGIPVEVHHHEVAGQGQNELGTRFSTLVQRADWTIWQKYVIQNVAHAYGKTATFMPKPVVGDNGSGMHVHQSIWKNGENLFAGNGYAGLSEFALFYIGGIIKHAKALNAITNPGTNSYKRLVPGFEAPVKLAYSARNRSASIRIPHVSSPKGRRIETRFPDPLANPYLCFAALMMAGLDGVQNKIHPGEAADKNLYDLPPEEDAKIPTVCASLEEALAALDKDREFLTRGGVFTDSMIDAYIALKMEDVTRFRMTTHPIEFDMYYSL, encoded by the coding sequence ATGACGAAGACCGTCGCCGATGTGATGAAGTTAGTTAAAGAGAAAGAATGTACTTTCGTAGATTTCCGTTTTGTAGATACAAAGGGGAAAGAGCAGCATACAACGGTGCCTATTTCCCATTTTGACGAAGATAAATTTGAGAGTGGTCATGCGTTTGACGGCTCATCTATTGCAGGTTGGAAGGGTATTGAAGCTTCTGATATGTTGCTCATGCCAGATCCTACTGCTTGCTACATCGACCCATTCTATGAAGAGCCAACACTCGTCATTACTTGTGATGTGATCGAGCCATCCGACGGCAAAGGTTACGATCGTGACCCACGCTCTATTGCTAAGCGTGCTGAGGCCTATTTGAAGAGTACTGGTTTAGGTGACACTGCTTACTTTGGCCCTGAGCCAGAGTTCTTTATTTTTGATGGTGTCCGTTGGGGCGCTGACATGCAGGGTTGCTTTGTAAAGATTGATTCTGAAGAGGCTCCATGGTCTTCAGGTGCAGAAATCGAAGGCGGCAATCCAGGACATCGTCCAGGTAAAAAAGGCGGATATTTCCCAGTTGCTCCAGTTGATACATTTCATGACATGCGTTCGGAAATGTGTTTAATTCTGGAGTCTTTAGGTATTCCTGTTGAAGTGCACCACCATGAAGTTGCTGGTCAAGGTCAAAATGAACTAGGTACTAGATTCAGTACATTAGTACAGCGTGCTGACTGGACTATCTGGCAGAAGTACGTCATTCAAAACGTTGCCCATGCTTACGGCAAGACGGCCACGTTTATGCCGAAGCCAGTAGTTGGTGACAATGGTTCTGGTATGCACGTGCACCAATCCATCTGGAAAAATGGCGAGAACTTGTTTGCTGGTAACGGCTATGCCGGTTTATCAGAATTTGCGCTCTTTTACATCGGCGGCATCATCAAGCACGCTAAGGCTTTAAATGCGATTACTAATCCAGGCACAAACTCTTACAAGCGTTTGGTTCCTGGTTTTGAGGCTCCGGTTAAGTTGGCGTACTCTGCTCGTAACCGTTCTGCCTCGATTCGTATTCCACACGTTTCAAGTCCAAAGGGCCGTCGTATTGAAACGCGCTTCCCTGATCCATTGGCCAATCCATACCTCTGTTTTGCTGCATTGATGATGGCTGGTTTAGATGGTGTGCAGAACAAGATTCATCCGGGTGAAGCTGCTGACAAGAACCTATATGATTTGCCACCGGAAGAAGATGCAAAGATTCCAACCGTTTGTGCAAGTTTAGAAGAGGCTTTAGCGGCCTTGGATAAAGATCGTGAGTTCTTGACTCGTGGTGGCGTATTTACTGACTCAATGATCGATGCTTACATCGCATTGAAGATGGAAGATGTTACTCGTTTCCGCATGACGACACATCCGATTGAATTTGACATGTACTACTCCCTGTAA
- the glnL gene encoding nitrogen regulation protein NR(II): MRNSLKGAASAAPFFPTLLDQMPNAIVVFEANTLHLVYVNAAAESALDLSRKSLEGQSIQDLFGSNPSLSNMIEEIKAGHFSAERQEMVLHSLPGSIHQESIPAHVVVASLEDPSLIMMEWFPIDQQLRSERDERVTQQVEANKQLMRNLAHEIKNPLGGIRGAAQLLEFELPDKGLREYTQVIIKESDRLQDLVDRLLAPHRKAHAMELFNVHEALERVRSLVLAEFPKGLKIIRSYDTSLPEILGDREQLIQAILNIAHNAAQALSDEISAGVAQIEFKTRVARSVTISKHRYKMAMDLHVIDNGPGIPEDIRERIFFPLVSGREGGSGLGLTLAQTFVQQHQGFIACDSSPGRTDFHIQIPYRKQEKPL; the protein is encoded by the coding sequence TTGCGCAATTCGCTAAAAGGGGCAGCTTCGGCTGCTCCTTTTTTTCCGACATTGCTCGACCAAATGCCGAATGCCATCGTGGTATTCGAGGCAAATACTCTACATTTAGTTTACGTAAACGCAGCAGCTGAGTCTGCTCTTGATTTATCACGTAAATCACTAGAGGGCCAATCCATTCAGGATTTATTTGGCAGCAATCCCTCTCTTAGCAATATGATTGAAGAGATCAAAGCAGGGCATTTTTCCGCCGAGCGGCAAGAAATGGTACTGCACTCATTACCTGGAAGTATTCACCAGGAGTCTATACCTGCTCATGTAGTAGTTGCCAGTCTTGAAGACCCATCGCTCATCATGATGGAGTGGTTTCCAATCGACCAGCAATTGCGCAGCGAGCGTGATGAACGGGTAACTCAGCAGGTTGAGGCAAACAAACAACTCATGCGCAATTTAGCGCACGAGATTAAAAATCCTTTAGGGGGTATTCGTGGTGCAGCTCAACTTTTAGAGTTTGAGCTTCCCGATAAAGGCCTACGCGAATATACGCAAGTGATTATTAAAGAGTCCGATCGCTTACAGGATTTGGTTGATCGTCTACTTGCCCCGCATCGCAAAGCGCATGCTATGGAATTATTTAACGTACACGAGGCCTTAGAGAGGGTTCGTAGTTTGGTCTTGGCTGAGTTTCCAAAGGGTCTGAAGATTATTCGTAGTTACGATACTAGCCTTCCTGAAATTTTAGGAGATCGTGAACAGTTAATTCAGGCAATTCTCAATATTGCCCACAATGCTGCTCAAGCTCTCTCCGATGAAATCAGTGCGGGTGTAGCCCAGATTGAATTTAAAACTCGCGTCGCTCGCTCCGTTACGATTTCTAAACACCGCTATAAGATGGCAATGGATTTGCACGTAATAGATAACGGCCCAGGGATCCCTGAGGATATACGTGAGCGCATATTTTTTCCTTTAGTTTCGGGTCGAGAGGGCGGTAGTGGACTTGGTCTGACTTTAGCTCAAACTTTTGTACAGCAGCATCAAGGTTTTATAGCTTGTGACAGCAGTCCTGGTCGGACTGATTTTCATATTCAAATTCCATATCGTAAGCAGGAGAAGCCGTTATGA
- the ntrC gene encoding nitrogen regulation protein NR(I), with amino-acid sequence MKPVWIVDDDQSIRWVLEKALTRENIAHKSFSNPNDVLSALEKELPQVIISDIRMPRGNGLDLLQTIKETHPLLPVIIMTAYSDLDSAVSSFQGGAFDYLTKPFDIDKAIELIRRGMEQGERNQSGNKEANGWRQDATEIIGQAPAMQEVFRAIGRLAQSHSTVLITGESGTGKELVAQALHRHSPRAKGPFMAFSTAAVPKDLLESELFGHERGAFPGALTLRRGRFEQADGGTLFLDGIGDIPLDLQTRLLRALTDGHFYRVGGQDPIKANVRIIASTHQNLEARVAAGAFREDLLHRLNIIRLRMPPLRERAEDIPVLAHYFMLSCAKALSVAPKKLSDEVLKEITAMPFPGNVRQLENLCHWLTVMTPSNLIGTSDLPADIVAQANERPLTGPGEMASSLSLSTDWESGLSRVASQMLQDGVVSVYDALSSKFEKVVLQAALEVTRGRRVEAAQRLGIGRNTITRKLQELGIND; translated from the coding sequence ATGAAACCCGTTTGGATCGTCGATGATGACCAATCTATTCGCTGGGTGCTTGAGAAAGCGCTTACCCGTGAGAATATTGCGCACAAGAGCTTTTCTAATCCTAATGATGTCTTAAGCGCTCTAGAGAAAGAGCTGCCACAAGTAATTATTTCCGATATCCGTATGCCTCGCGGTAATGGCCTAGATCTTTTACAGACTATTAAAGAGACACATCCGCTCTTGCCTGTGATCATCATGACGGCCTACTCAGACCTAGACTCAGCGGTCTCTTCATTTCAGGGCGGTGCCTTTGATTATTTGACTAAGCCATTTGATATTGATAAAGCCATTGAATTAATTCGTCGTGGGATGGAGCAGGGCGAGCGTAATCAGTCGGGCAACAAAGAAGCTAATGGCTGGAGACAGGACGCTACGGAAATTATTGGTCAAGCACCCGCTATGCAGGAGGTTTTTAGGGCCATTGGACGTCTTGCTCAGTCGCACTCCACAGTGCTCATCACTGGTGAGTCAGGGACTGGCAAAGAGCTGGTTGCTCAAGCTTTACATAGGCATAGTCCAAGAGCTAAAGGCCCTTTTATGGCCTTTAGTACGGCCGCAGTCCCCAAGGATTTATTGGAGTCTGAATTATTTGGGCACGAGCGTGGCGCTTTTCCGGGTGCATTGACATTGCGTCGTGGGCGCTTCGAGCAGGCTGATGGCGGAACGCTATTTTTGGACGGGATCGGCGATATTCCCTTAGATTTGCAGACGCGATTATTGCGCGCTCTAACGGATGGTCATTTTTATCGGGTTGGGGGCCAAGATCCGATTAAGGCCAATGTGCGGATTATTGCCTCAACGCATCAGAATCTGGAAGCACGGGTTGCTGCAGGTGCCTTTCGCGAAGATTTATTGCACCGGTTAAATATTATTCGTTTGCGTATGCCACCATTGCGTGAGCGGGCTGAGGATATACCCGTGTTAGCCCATTACTTTATGCTGTCATGTGCGAAAGCTTTGAGCGTTGCCCCTAAAAAATTATCTGATGAAGTTTTGAAAGAAATCACTGCAATGCCCTTTCCTGGGAATGTTCGTCAATTAGAGAATCTCTGCCATTGGCTAACAGTAATGACTCCATCCAATTTAATTGGTACGAGTGATTTGCCGGCCGATATCGTGGCCCAAGCTAATGAGCGTCCTCTTACAGGACCCGGTGAGATGGCCTCGTCCTTATCGCTCTCTACTGATTGGGAGAGCGGGCTCAGTCGCGTAGCATCCCAAATGCTTCAAGATGGCGTTGTATCTGTATACGATGCTCTGTCGTCTAAGTTTGAAAAGGTCGTGCTTCAGGCAGCCTTAGAGGTTACCCGTGGTAGACGCGTTGAAGCTGCCCAGCGCCTTGGTATCGGACGTAATACGATTACTCGAAAATTACAGGAGCTTGGTATTAATGACTGA
- a CDS encoding cytochrome D1 domain-containing protein, translated as MLQSRVFAQSPGAAEPKAEPKIAIVLNSGEATVSLIDMPTRKVIKTVPVGKEPHHLMLTPDQKTLLIANAAGNDVDLMNPVNGELTGKIPNIIDPYQIGYSPDHKWFVANGNRLDRVDVYRSQGADLKLAKSVKLGKTPSHIAFTADSKTAFITLQDSNELAAIDLDTQTVSWKMPTGKVPAGLWMTPGDQYLLVGITGEDYVQVIDWKNRKEVKRIITGKGAHNFRPLGDKKHVFVTNRIASSISLINMQTLEKTGDILGLPAGPDDMEITPDGKSLWVTFRFSRKAGVIDIPTMKLVSVIPVGKSPHGVFFTPRASWE; from the coding sequence ATGCTCCAAAGTCGAGTATTTGCACAGAGTCCTGGGGCGGCGGAGCCTAAAGCAGAGCCTAAGATTGCCATTGTTTTAAATTCTGGAGAGGCCACAGTCAGCTTGATTGACATGCCTACGCGTAAGGTCATCAAGACTGTTCCGGTAGGCAAAGAGCCGCATCATCTCATGTTGACCCCAGACCAAAAAACCTTGCTGATTGCAAATGCTGCTGGTAATGATGTTGATCTGATGAATCCAGTAAACGGTGAACTCACCGGAAAGATTCCTAACATCATTGACCCATATCAAATTGGTTACTCGCCGGACCATAAATGGTTTGTTGCGAATGGCAATCGACTTGATAGAGTGGATGTCTATCGCTCACAAGGGGCGGACTTAAAATTAGCTAAATCAGTAAAGCTAGGAAAAACACCTAGTCACATAGCTTTTACTGCCGATAGTAAAACGGCATTTATTACATTACAAGATTCCAATGAATTAGCTGCAATTGATTTAGATACCCAAACAGTGAGCTGGAAAATGCCCACTGGAAAAGTACCTGCTGGTTTGTGGATGACCCCAGGCGACCAATATTTACTAGTGGGGATTACTGGTGAAGATTATGTCCAAGTAATCGATTGGAAGAATCGCAAGGAAGTGAAGCGAATTATCACAGGCAAGGGGGCGCATAATTTCCGTCCACTAGGCGACAAAAAACACGTGTTTGTTACGAATCGCATTGCATCTAGCATCAGCCTGATCAACATGCAAACACTTGAAAAGACCGGCGATATCCTTGGATTGCCTGCTGGCCCTGACGATATGGAAATAACACCTGATGGAAAATCGTTGTGGGTTACGTTTCGTTTCTCTCGTAAGGCGGGAGTGATTGATATACCCACGATGAAATTAGTGAGCGTCATTCCGGTAGGGAAATCTCCGCACGGTGTTTTCTTTACGCCACGTGCAAGTTGGGAGTAG
- a CDS encoding sterol desaturase family protein, which produces MEFNSFLIGISAIYANIQEWLFAYVAGPLLYQLDLMALAEDVFDGIDWFLFGCIQIFLIVVVLRTWERFAPAETQERLSKSSKADIAYTLLHRSGIFHGLIFIALSGFFFEIDSLLHDFRFSRLNVESWYPPLTAIPLISFCIYFVLLDFVEYLYHRASHVFNWWWQLHALHHSQTVMTAWSDDRNHFLDDVMHAVVFSFFALLIGVSPGQFILLVVLSQLIQSWQHANIKVHLGQFKYLLVSPLFHRLHHAVGYGHEAKGKPGVLGGCNFGVLFPWWDMIFNTAVFSTEVHPTGVRNMSVSHHIFKQQWQVFMHAVHEIFPKRS; this is translated from the coding sequence ATGGAGTTCAATTCTTTCCTCATAGGCATTTCTGCTATTTACGCAAATATTCAAGAATGGTTATTTGCTTATGTAGCAGGACCATTGCTATACCAACTGGACTTGATGGCTTTAGCTGAGGATGTTTTTGACGGCATCGATTGGTTTTTGTTTGGCTGCATTCAGATCTTTTTGATTGTGGTGGTATTGCGTACATGGGAGCGTTTTGCGCCTGCTGAAACCCAAGAGCGTCTTTCAAAATCATCAAAAGCAGATATTGCCTATACCTTGCTGCATCGATCTGGCATCTTTCATGGTCTCATTTTTATAGCCTTATCAGGCTTCTTCTTTGAGATTGATTCCTTGTTACATGATTTTCGTTTTAGTAGATTGAATGTGGAGTCATGGTATCCACCACTGACTGCCATTCCGCTGATCAGTTTCTGTATCTACTTCGTACTGCTCGATTTTGTTGAGTACCTCTACCATCGAGCCTCGCATGTGTTTAATTGGTGGTGGCAGCTACACGCCTTGCATCACAGTCAAACGGTGATGACCGCTTGGTCAGATGATCGCAATCATTTTTTAGATGATGTTATGCACGCGGTTGTATTTTCTTTTTTCGCACTGCTGATTGGTGTGTCTCCTGGTCAGTTTATTTTGCTAGTGGTACTCAGTCAGTTAATTCAAAGTTGGCAACATGCCAATATCAAAGTCCACTTGGGGCAATTTAAATACTTGCTTGTTTCACCGCTATTCCACCGTCTGCATCACGCTGTTGGCTATGGGCACGAGGCTAAGGGTAAGCCAGGCGTTTTGGGGGGTTGCAACTTTGGAGTGCTGTTTCCCTGGTGGGACATGATTTTTAATACGGCAGTTTTCTCAACGGAAGTCCATCCTACGGGCGTCAGAAATATGTCTGTATCACATCATATTTTCAAGCAGCAATGGCAGGTCTTTATGCATGCGGTGCATGAGATCTTTCCGAAGCGCTCATAG
- a CDS encoding molybdopterin-binding protein: MINAEVNISADVSELTSRRFGLIVIGDEILSGRRQDKHLSKLIELLSERGLSLSWAKYVADDPEQIIATLKDSFASNDIVFSTGGIGATPDDHTRQCAAIALGTKTELHQTAKELIAGRIQSMAEGDPIKADLNTPENQHRFKMGEFPIGSEIIPNPYNQIPGFRIQDHHFLPGFPVMASPMMAWCLDHHYQGLFHLDNRSEQSFIVPKGIESTLTPLMERIEASFPGVKVFSLPSVGDATRGGVYADRHIELGIKGNTVLLENAWIALRAGTEALGYEIYDISPS, encoded by the coding sequence ATGATTAATGCTGAGGTAAATATATCGGCTGATGTTTCCGAGCTTACGAGTAGACGCTTTGGTCTCATTGTTATCGGCGACGAGATCCTATCGGGGCGTCGTCAAGATAAACATCTCAGCAAGTTGATTGAGTTATTAAGCGAGCGGGGTCTGAGCTTATCTTGGGCTAAGTACGTCGCTGATGATCCTGAGCAAATTATCGCGACCCTGAAGGATTCTTTTGCTAGTAACGATATTGTTTTTAGCACGGGTGGCATTGGCGCGACTCCTGATGACCATACTAGGCAGTGTGCTGCGATAGCCCTTGGCACAAAAACGGAGCTACATCAGACCGCAAAAGAACTTATCGCTGGACGCATTCAGTCGATGGCTGAAGGAGATCCGATTAAAGCAGACCTCAACACACCAGAGAATCAACATCGATTCAAGATGGGCGAGTTTCCTATTGGAAGTGAGATTATTCCCAATCCCTACAATCAAATCCCTGGATTTCGTATTCAGGACCACCATTTTTTGCCTGGCTTCCCAGTCATGGCTTCACCAATGATGGCTTGGTGTTTAGACCATCATTACCAGGGACTTTTCCATCTAGATAATCGATCTGAGCAGAGCTTTATTGTTCCCAAGGGGATTGAGTCAACATTAACCCCGCTAATGGAGCGCATAGAGGCAAGCTTTCCAGGGGTAAAGGTCTTTAGTTTGCCTTCCGTTGGTGATGCCACTAGGGGAGGGGTATACGCTGATCGCCATATTGAACTGGGCATTAAAGGCAACACCGTTCTACTGGAAAATGCCTGGATTGCTCTTCGTGCTGGTACAGAAGCGCTGGGTTATGAAATTTACGATATATCTCCATCTTAA
- a CDS encoding polysaccharide deacetylase family protein, translating to MKRRLSLLARLTALLWATSFSTLSLAQAGSCKSTVYLTFDTGNMSVAQLVADVLNRQHIKATFFLANEKTNRGDFSLDDSWGDYWRDRVREGHHFGSHAYDHVYFVKDGPAGEVYAKPQFGAKAGITILYNEANYCREIRRVDDRFKVLTGMDLQKIWRAPGGKTSPRLINMGKQCSYQHVGWSPSGFLGDELSSQTHPNQMLLAKASAQIQDGDITMAHLGIWSRKDPWAPAALEQLIINLKNRGFCFATLPKQVK from the coding sequence GTGAAGCGGCGCCTCAGTCTTCTGGCGCGCCTGACTGCCTTGCTGTGGGCTACGTCCTTCTCAACGCTGTCCTTAGCGCAGGCGGGCTCATGCAAAAGTACTGTTTACCTCACCTTTGATACGGGCAACATGTCAGTAGCCCAATTGGTTGCCGATGTACTCAATAGGCAGCACATTAAAGCCACTTTTTTCCTAGCTAATGAAAAAACCAATCGGGGTGATTTTTCGCTAGATGATTCTTGGGGTGACTATTGGCGAGATCGTGTGCGTGAAGGCCATCACTTTGGAAGCCATGCCTATGATCACGTCTATTTTGTTAAGGATGGCCCTGCGGGTGAGGTTTATGCAAAACCTCAGTTTGGCGCAAAAGCTGGTATAACTATCTTGTATAACGAGGCTAATTATTGCCGTGAAATTCGGCGAGTCGATGATCGATTCAAAGTATTGACTGGGATGGATCTTCAAAAGATTTGGCGGGCACCGGGTGGTAAAACATCTCCCCGCCTCATTAATATGGGCAAACAGTGTTCATATCAGCATGTGGGTTGGAGTCCGTCAGGATTTTTAGGGGATGAGCTTAGCTCTCAAACTCACCCCAACCAGATGTTGCTGGCAAAGGCGAGTGCTCAAATTCAGGATGGGGATATTACGATGGCGCATCTGGGAATTTGGTCTAGAAAGGACCCTTGGGCACCTGCTGCCTTAGAACAACTCATCATTAACCTCAAGAACCGTGGTTTTTGCTTCGCCACGCTGCCAAAACAGGTCAAATGA
- a CDS encoding EI24 domain-containing protein: MQQVLKSLGFALVGSMHPRILWLSFRPFLIVSVLWGAVIWLSWAPALEILSLFLTSSIFTSWIQDGLIWAGFENARAWIAPLFFVMLLIPLIAISLLVVIAFTTVPAIVRAVSRQPSYKSIEKKNGGGLLGSIIYSVWSALICLALIMLTLPVWWIPPMVAVIPPLIWGWLTMRLMSYDVLAQHASEQERGILLDQYRWQLFGMGIASGMLGAVPTFFWATSALALVLSPLVSFIALWIYSIIFVFAGLWFTHFLLQALKDLRVKEGERALNIDVQVINMELIDHD, encoded by the coding sequence ATGCAGCAGGTACTTAAATCCTTAGGCTTTGCATTGGTAGGTTCGATGCATCCCAGAATACTATGGCTGAGCTTTCGTCCATTTTTGATTGTTTCGGTTTTGTGGGGAGCTGTCATTTGGTTAAGCTGGGCACCGGCCCTTGAGATTCTCAGTCTTTTTTTAACTTCATCCATATTCACAAGCTGGATTCAGGATGGATTAATTTGGGCCGGCTTTGAAAATGCTAGAGCATGGATAGCGCCACTATTTTTTGTCATGCTGCTTATCCCGCTGATCGCTATCAGCTTGTTGGTGGTGATCGCTTTCACGACGGTTCCTGCAATAGTGCGTGCTGTTTCGCGACAACCTAGCTATAAGAGTATTGAGAAAAAGAATGGCGGCGGTCTCCTGGGGAGCATCATTTACTCCGTTTGGTCTGCGCTGATTTGCTTAGCTTTGATTATGCTGACGCTTCCTGTTTGGTGGATCCCTCCTATGGTGGCAGTAATACCACCCTTAATTTGGGGTTGGTTAACCATGCGCTTAATGTCTTATGACGTTTTAGCTCAGCATGCAAGTGAGCAAGAGCGAGGTATTTTGCTGGATCAGTATCGCTGGCAGTTATTTGGCATGGGTATTGCCTCCGGGATGCTTGGCGCTGTACCTACTTTTTTCTGGGCTACTTCAGCTTTGGCTTTAGTACTTTCCCCTTTAGTGAGTTTTATTGCCTTATGGATCTATTCCATCATTTTTGTGTTTGCAGGGTTATGGTTTACGCATTTTTTATTGCAAGCGTTAAAGGATCTACGAGTCAAAGAAGGGGAGAGGGCGTTGAATATTGATGTACAAGTAATAAATATGGAGCTCATTGATCATGATTAA